The genomic interval AGCGGCTTTGCAGGATGAAGTCCAAAAAGCATTGAATGCTTTATTGGCTGATGACCCCTATGAATTCAATGACTGGTATTTGAATCCGGAGAAATATGCTGAATATCCAAAGTATTTAGAACGTGCCATTGAATTATTGGGAAAGGATCATTACAGTTTTCCTTTATTGTATAGCCAGCAGAAGTATTTTGAAGCTCATTATTTGAAGCAAAAGATTTTGCAGGATTTGAAAGATGAGCATAAAAGAGATTCTGTGAGGAACTTGGTAAAATTAAAATTGCTTGAAGCGATAAAATACGAACCGCATGCGGCATATCTATACCATGCTGTTGCCAATTTGCATTGGAGAAAAGATGGAATTTATGAAATGGATTCTACTTTAAAATATTGTGCTGAAGCCATGCAAATGGCACCGACCTGGATTACTCCCTATCATGAATTGGTTGAAACCTATTTGAATATAATTGTCGATATGGATAAGGCAGATTCAATAATCCGAAAAGGGCTTGCCATAAGACCAAATTCATATCTTTTGAACTTATTATTAGCATGGAATTATCAAAAGCAAGGCCAATTTAATCAGTCAGATTCGATTTGCTGGAAGTTGATATCAGCCAAACCAGAGTTGTTTAATGCTTGGTCCACCTTAGTCCAATGTTCTGCAGAAAGGATGGACTATGATCATGTAATCAAGTATAGTCTAAAGTCATTTGACTTACACCCGATAACTACGAATTGGTCAAGGGCTTGGTATTTTAAAGCACTGCTTAAAACGAAAAAGGAAAAGTACGCATTTGAATTTTTGGGTAAGTACCCACCGGAACCTGCTACTTTGGAATTTATTGATAACATTATCCTTTCGGATTATTATTATAACAAGAGAAATTTTGATAAGGCATTTGAATATGCAGAAAAGGTCATTTCTTCCAATTATGCTGATTTGCATATTAAAGCTGATGCCATTGTAATAATGGCAAGAATAGAAATGTCTCGAATGAATTTTGATGTTGCTACTTCGTATTTAAACAAAGCTATAGATATCGATCCCACTCCGGATGAAGCCGACCATACAGCTAGGTGTTATTTGGCACAATTACAACATCTAAAAGGGACGTTCAATTATAGCTGACCAATTATTTAAAGAAGCTTTCAATTTCCATACAAAATTAACTGGGGACATGAAGTAGGGCACAATGTATATGGTGACTTTCTTCTCTCTCAAAACAGGGATGCGGAGGCTAAACTGCAATACGAAAAGTCAATTGAACTAGTCCCCTTTAATTATGATAGTCACTTATGGCATTGCGAAATTTTATGCAAAAAAAGGAAAAACGAATGAAGCCTTAAAATGGCTGGAAATTGCATTGCAAAGATATTACCCAATTCCGGAGCCGATTTATGAAGAACCTTTGTTTGAGAAAATGAGAAGGAAAAAAAAGTTTAAGGTATTGATGATAAAATATTTTGGACATGATTAAAAGATTGAATGACTTAAGCAAGTTAAATAGAAAATGACGAATTTATTGATAAGAACATTGATTGCAGGAGTGGGTTGTAAATTCAAGCTATTTTATTCTATACTCATTTTTTTCTTTCATAAATCTTTCCGCTCAAAAAGGTGTGACATCAGGATCTCCTGATCCCAAGATGAAGCAACCAAATAATACCTATGCGGTTATTATAGGTTATTTCAGATTATCAATCGCCACAAATCCCGGATTTGCAATATGCACACCGTGATGCATTCGCATTTGAAAAGTGGTTAAAAAGTGCGTCCGGAGGACATGTGCCGAAAGAAAATATAAAAGTGTTATTGAATGATGGGGCAACTTTGGCACAATTTGGGGCAGCTTTGGATTGGTTATTAGAAATCTGTAAAACTGATGATCAAGCGATCATTTATTTCAGTGGACATGGAGATGTTGAAACGAGAACGCGTTTTCAACCCGGGTTTCTATTGTGTTGGGATGCCCCACCTAAAGTATATACAGCTGGTGGAGCATATGGCTTATTTTATTTACAAGACCTGATTTCAACTTTATCCATAGACAGATCAGTTCGGGTAATAGTCATATCGGATGCATGTCATTCAGGAAAATTAGCTGGCTCAAATATTGGTGGGCCTCAGGCAACGGCCCAATCATTAAGTCAGCAATATGCAAATGAAATTAAAATATTATCATGTCAACCCGATGAAGTTTCAATTGAAGGAGTTTCATGGGGAGGTGGCCGGGGAGTATTTTCGTATCACTTGGTTGAGGGTCTTACGGGTCTTGCCGATTCAAATTTGGATCGTAATGTTTCACTTTCAGAATTAGATCGGTATTTGGAAAAATGGGTTATTGAAGAAACACAACCGCATAGGCAAACACCTGTAATAGTTGGTAACAGGCAATCCATAGTTGCACTTGTTAACGACAGTAGTTTAGTGGCATTGAGGAAAACATAAAATGAATAATCCATCGGTATTTGAAACGATTGGATCAAAAGGAAACAAAATAGATCTGTCAGTTTTAGAAGATACTGCTATATCAAAAATATTTAAGGAATTTAACGAGGCGATTCTGGAAAAGCATTTTTTAGATGGAGATAGTTTGTCTGCAAATACATGTTACAAAAGACTCCAAAAAATAGACAGCCTTAATCCTGTATTGAAAATCATGAAGCGAAGTCTTGCTGCTGCACTTCAGGATGAAGTGCAGCAATTTTTAAATAAATTGTTACAAGATGATCCTTATGAAATTAACAAATGGAGATATAGCAGTGTTAAATATCAAAATTATGTGGATTACTTAGAAAGGAGTATGGAATTATTAGGAAGGCATCATTCCATGTATAATTCATTGATGGCCAAAAAGCTCTTTTTTGAGTCTTATAATTTGTCGCATTATTCTACATCTTTATATACGTATTATCCTGATTCAATTAGAAAATTGAGTAGAATGAAATTATATGAGGCACTCCAATACAAGGATGATGCAATGATCAATTATTTGTTGGGAAATAGTTATCAATATTCTTTATTTGAAGATTCCGTCAGACATTATTATTTGAAAGCCATGAATTTGGCCCCCGGAGTGGTTACAACCCTATTCAGAGCTTTCATGGTATTATTTGGATCAAATGTATGACTATGCCGAAGCTGAAAAATGGTTGCGAAAGGGCTTGTTAATAGACTCCGAGGCATATGGTTTGCTAGAAATGATGGCATGGGTTTACCAACGATATGATAATATTGATTCTGTAAATGCTATTTGCAATCGGATGCGATTAATCCATCCTCATCTGTCCAATGATTATTTTACTCTTGCATACACATACAACTATTTAGGTAGGAATTACAAACTAGCCAAAAAATATTTTTATTTAGCAGAATCCATTAATAAGACGGATAACAATAATGAGAAGTGGATTTTAGGCGATATTGAGCGTAATACGAGGCGCTTTGAAAGCGCAAAAGCTCATTGTAGAATTGAGGACTTTTCTGAAATATTTTTCGGAGATCTTTTGTTTTTTACCCATGAAATATCAAACCTGGAGATTATTCTTGAAAAATCCAAAAAAGTATTTGAGATTGAAAGTGATCCTGCATTCAAATACAATGCCAGGGTAATCCAAGGCATTGTACACTATTATTTAGAACAATACAAATTAGCAAGAGAGATTCTACTGGAAGCTGTAGATAAATATTATGTACCCACTGCCTCTATGAGTCTTGCCTTGGCTTATCTAGGACTTATATCCGAACATTTGGGCGACAATATAAGAGCTGAAGAATATTTCATGAAATCCATTCATTTCAGACCTGAAGAGTACGTATATCAAAGTAAACCTATTAAGTCAGGTGAATATTATTTTATGGCAATTTCCTGTTGCAACAAAATCGTTTAAAAGAAGCCGAGCAAAAATTCAACACTATTTTAAGTAAAGATTATGGCAATATTTTGGATTTTATGGAATGGCTAAACTATGTGCAATGCGAAAATTGAAGAAGGAAACTCTAGATTGGCTTGAACTTGCCCTGGATTGGTATTTTCCAATTCCAAAACCGATCATTGAGGAGCCCTTGTTTAAATTTATAAAAAAAACGAAACGGTTTAAAGAAATGATGAAACAACACTTTGGACAAGATTTATATGATTTGAAGGATTAAAAGATTAATGTTGCGCTGCACAGGGAAGTATAGAAATGAGTTTAAAATGTCAGGGTATGCATTCATTTTTTTACACGTATAAAAATGTTTAACTACGACCTCGTTTTTTCAAATAGGAATAGAATTCAGGTTTTTATAATTTGATTAAAAATATAAAAGACCTTAAGAAAACTATGAAAATGACTTCTTTTTTAAGCATCTGTTTTTCAACAATTATTTCTTTGTTTGATATAAGTTTGGCTTTATGCTCAAAAAAGGAGTCTCAATATATCGGACAAAAGCAAAATGTCAAATCAGTTATTTTACCCCTATTGGGTAAGAATCAAAATGTATATGCCATCATCACGGGAATCTCAAATTACTAATCTCCTAAAATTCCCGATTTGGAATATGCGACAAAGATGCTCAAAAATTTGCTGAATGGCTGAGTTCCGAAAGCGGTGGAAATGTACCGGAGGAGAATATAAAATTGTTGATGAATGAAAAATGCAACTTTGATAAGTTTTGCTGATGCTTTAGCAGTTGCAGGATTCAATCAAAGAAGGCGAAGTCGCATTGATTTATTTTTCAGGACATGGGGATATGGAGACCAAAACATTTTCAAAGTTTGGGTATCTGCTCTGTTACGATTCCCCTCCTCATAATTATAAAGTGGGAGCCTATGCTGTCCAGTTTTTGCAGGATATTGTTTCTACGATTGCTAGCAGAAATGCAAAAATAATTATGATCTCCGATGCTTGTCATTCCGGAAAGCTGGCAGGAAATGCCATTGGTGGTACGCAGGCAACTGCAGAAATGCTCATCCAAAAATTGGCAAATGAAATAAAACTCATGTCCTGTCAACCTCATGAGACTTCAATAGAGGGACAACA from Saprospiraceae bacterium carries:
- a CDS encoding caspase family protein, with the protein product MQYAHRDAFAFEKWLKSASGGHVPKENIKVLLNDGATLAQFGAALDWLLEICKTDDQAIIYFSGHGDVETRTRFQPGFLLCWDAPPKVYTAGGAYGLFYLQDLISTLSIDRSVRVIVISDACHSGKLAGSNIGGPQATAQSLSQQYANEIKILSCQPDEVSIEGVSWGGGRGVFSYHLVEGLTGLADSNLDRNVSLSELDRYLEKWVIEETQPHRQTPVIVGNRQSIVALVNDSSLVALRKT
- a CDS encoding caspase family protein, whose amino-acid sequence is MQDSIKEGEVALIYFSGHGDMETKTFSKFGYLLCYDSPPHNYKVGAYAVQFLQDIVSTIASRNAKIIMISDACHSGKLAGNAIGGTQATAEMLIQKLANEIKLMSCQPHETSIEGQQWGGGRGVFSYFLEKALNGFADFNNDHIISLAELNLYLTSKIPEEIFPRSQTPIVEGDQRILLARVDSLKMAKAKSEENTLVQTK